In Pseudorasbora parva isolate DD20220531a chromosome 20, ASM2467924v1, whole genome shotgun sequence, a single window of DNA contains:
- the fgl2a gene encoding fibrinogen-like 2a translates to MKLVFVWCSLLITVWQEAEGSGSGPSGVLDRVSGSSSCSQVRLKPAGQCEDEEECPYQIQIPPLTIQLPKQFRQLEKTMKELQSLKETVNRLKSSCLECSSQQVDLNLQKDSGDLPTNSAEQSRGDTSKRFYQNGNDSDNNIVQTMQVKMNRMSNSLKNARSQINSLQGRLEELNLLNLQNVEAIVDRKVENITGMVNKISSTCTSNCPGQQQLQHLSNITPRDCSDISVLGQRTNGVYQVTPDPRNGSFAVYCELEAFGGGWTVLQRRINGSMSFNRTWADYKKGFGDLKGEFWLGNDKIHLLTKTKDMILRIELEDFEGIRGYAKYEQFYVSNEFLHYRLSVSGYSGTAGNALQFSKHFNHDQKFFTTPDRDNDMYPSGNCAAYYGSGWWFDACMSANLNGKYYKAKYKGKRDGIFWGTWHNLTSEYYPTNYRQTFKNVKMMMRPKNYAP, encoded by the exons ATGAAACTGGTGTTTGTTTGGTGTTCTCTGCTGATAACAGTTTGGCAGGAGGCAGAGGGTTCTGGTAGTGGCCCTTCTGGGGTTCTGGACAGGGTGTCTGGAAGTTCCAGCTGCTCCCAGGTGAGACTGAAACCAGCTGGGCAGTGTGAAGATGAGGAGGAGTGCCCGTACCAGATTCAAATACCACCGCTGACCATACAGCTTCCCAAGCAATTCCGACAACTGGAGAAGACCATGAAGGAGCTGCAAAGCTTGAAGGAGACCGTAAACAGGTTGAAGAGCTCCTGTCTGGAGTGCAGCTCGCAGCAAGTGGACCTCAACTTGcaaaaggacagtggagacctTCCGACAAATAGCGCAGAGCAGAGTCGAGGGGATACCAGCAAGAGATTCTACCAGAATGGGAACGACAGCGATAATAACATTGTCCAAACCATGCAGGTAAAGATGAACCGCATGTCTAATAGCCTGAAGAACGCACGTTCACAGATTAACTCCCTTCAGGGACGCCTGGAGGAACTTAACCTCCTCAATCTGCAAAATGTGGAGGCTATAGTGGACAGAAAAGTTGAGAACATCACCGGGATGGTCAACAAAATTAGCAGCACCTGCACCTCAAATTGTCCAGGTCAACAACAACTTCAAC ACCTCTCAAACATCACTCCCAGAGACTGCTCTGACATCAGCGTGCTGGGGCAGAGGACAAACGGGGTGTACCAGGTGACCCCTGACCCCAGAAACGGCAGCTTTGCAGTGTACTGTGAGTTGGAGGCATTCGGGGGTGGGTGGACTGTCTTGCAGCGTCGAATCAATGGCAGCATGAGTTTCAACCGCACCTGGGCTGACTACAAGAAGGGCTTTGGTGACCTTAAAGGCGAGTTCTGGCTTGGAAATGACAAAATTCACTTGCTCACAAAAACCAAGGACATGATCCTCCGTATTGAGCTTGAAGACTTTGAGGGCATACGTGGGTATGCCAAGTATGAACAGTTCTATGTGTCAAATGAGTTTCTCCATTATCGGCTGTCTGTAAGCGGGTACTCAGGGACTGCTGGAAACGCTCTGCAGTTTAGCAAACACTTCAACCATGATCAGAAGTTCTTTACTACGCCAGACAGAGACAACGACATGTACCCCTCAGGGAACTGTGCAGCGTACTATGGATCGGGCTGGTGGTTTGATGCCTGCATGTCAGCAAACCTCAATGGCAAATACTACAAAGCAAAATACAAAGGGAAGAGGGATGGGATCTTCTGGGGCACATGGCACAACCTGACTTCTGAGTACTATCCGACAAACTACagacaaacatttaaaaatgtcaaaatgatgatgaGGCCAAAGAATTATGCACCCTAA
- the sinup gene encoding siaz-interacting nuclear protein isoform X2 has product MTVIMAQHNAEQTDVAQSHSDTKTEKRYMSAFKRREPLSFSPKRQYSLAVISPLQTNDSCETVFADGSSSEPSSAPSNYSLETVIEIPRRDTCFQPFSFDERDAARKVERERRLQEMRRMQERLWGSTFKAHPVRRYKPLNQHKDRTRPDHNSLNNV; this is encoded by the exons ATGACAGTAATAATGGCTCAACATAACGCAGAACAAACGGATGTTGCACAAAGTCATTCAG atacAAAAACGGAAAAGAGGTACATGAGTGCATTTAAACGTAGAGAGCCGTTGTCGTTCTCGCCTAAGCGCCAGTACAGTTTGGCCGTCATTTCCCCTCTGCAAACAAACGACAGCTGTGAAACTG TCTTTGCAGATGGTAGCTCTTCTGAACCATCTTCTGCTCCTTCAAACTACAGTTTAGAAACTGTCATTGAAATCCCAAG GAGAGACacttgttttcagcccttctctTTTGATGAGCGTGATGCTGCACGGAAAGTTGAACGTGAAAGGAGACTGCAAGAGATGCGCCGGATGCAGGAACGGCTATGG GGTTCAACATTTAAAGCCCATCCAGTAAGAAGGTACAAACCTCTTAATCAGCATAAGGACCGCACGAGACCTGATCACAACAGTCTAAATAATGTTTAA
- the sinup gene encoding siaz-interacting nuclear protein isoform X1, producing MTVIMAQHNAEQTDVAQSHSDTKTEKRYMSAFKRREPLSFSPKRQYSLAVISPLQTNDSCETVFADGSSSEPSSAPSNYSLETVIEIPRRRDTCFQPFSFDERDAARKVERERRLQEMRRMQERLWGSTFKAHPVRRYKPLNQHKDRTRPDHNSLNNV from the exons ATGACAGTAATAATGGCTCAACATAACGCAGAACAAACGGATGTTGCACAAAGTCATTCAG atacAAAAACGGAAAAGAGGTACATGAGTGCATTTAAACGTAGAGAGCCGTTGTCGTTCTCGCCTAAGCGCCAGTACAGTTTGGCCGTCATTTCCCCTCTGCAAACAAACGACAGCTGTGAAACTG TCTTTGCAGATGGTAGCTCTTCTGAACCATCTTCTGCTCCTTCAAACTACAGTTTAGAAACTGTCATTGAAATCCCAAG gagGAGAGACacttgttttcagcccttctctTTTGATGAGCGTGATGCTGCACGGAAAGTTGAACGTGAAAGGAGACTGCAAGAGATGCGCCGGATGCAGGAACGGCTATGG GGTTCAACATTTAAAGCCCATCCAGTAAGAAGGTACAAACCTCTTAATCAGCATAAGGACCGCACGAGACCTGATCACAACAGTCTAAATAATGTTTAA